The Phoenix dactylifera cultivar Barhee BC4 unplaced genomic scaffold, palm_55x_up_171113_PBpolish2nd_filt_p 001603F, whole genome shotgun sequence genome window below encodes:
- the LOC113462959 gene encoding heavy metal-associated isoprenylated plant protein 39-like gives MGKQKVVIRLGMTDARKVSKALKIVVGFNGVTSASLDSKKKDQIVVGGDGIDPVSLVKRLRKYMKCVELLKVESEDEKEEKDKSKDLIKAMELLGWPHHFGIGHPYTYCLDYDPWCCIM, from the exons ATGGGAAAG CAAAAGGTGGTGATAAGGCTCGGCATGACGGATGCAAGGAAGGTCTCCAAGGCCCTCAAAATTGTGGTTGGATTCAATG GTGTAACATCTGCGAGTTTAGATAGTAAGAAGAAGGACCAAATAGTAGTTGGTGGTGATGGGATCGACCCAGTTTCCCTGGTAAAAAGGCTAAGAAAGTATATGAAATGTGTAGAGTTACTTAAAGTGGAATCGGAGGAtgagaaggaagagaaagacAAGTCCAAGGATTTGATCAAGGCTATGGAGCTCCTCGGTTGGCCTCATCATTTTGGCATAGGGCACCCATATACATATTGTCTAGATTATGACCCTTGGTGCTGCATCATGTAG
- the LOC120103711 gene encoding heavy metal-associated isoprenylated plant protein 16-like, which translates to MVKQKIVMKVTMEDSRKRSKALRSAVGSPGVISASVDGDKIVVEGDGIDPVALTATLRKRMGYVELVSVAAKDEKKEEKETKPVVWPYHIQVAPPYTAYGYHQPNYEPSCNTM; encoded by the exons ATGGTGAAG CAAAAAATAGTTATGAAGGTCACGATGGAGGACTCGAGGAAGCGCTCGAAAGCCCTCAGGAGTGCTGTTGGATCGCCTG GTGTAATATCTGCATCGGTAGACGGGGACAAGATCGTAGTGGAGGGCGATGGAATCGACCCAGTTGCACTTACAGCAACGCTTAGGAAACGAATGGGCTATGTCGAGCTGGTTAGCGTTGCAGCGAAGgacgagaagaaggaagagaaggagaccAAGCCAGTGGTCTGGCCGTATCACATCCAAGTGGCGCCACCCTACACAGCCTACGGATATCACCAGCCCAACTACGAGCCTTCTTGCAACACCATGTAG
- the LOC120108868 gene encoding disease resistance protein Pik-1-like, producing MGKQKVVIRLGMVDAKQRSKALKTVVGFNGITSASLDGKEKDQIVVVGDGIDPVTLVKKLRKRMNYAELLSVAPADEKKEEDKLVKAMELIVKGTVAFIASYLKPSYSLHP from the exons ATGGGAAAG CAAAAGGTGGTGATAAGGCTCGGCATGGTGGATGCAAAGCAGCGCTCCAAGGCCCTCAAAACTGTGGTTGGATTCAATG GTATAACATCTGCGAGTCTAGATGGAAAGGAGAAGGACCAAATTGTAGTTGTTGGTGATGGGATCGACCCAGTTACCCTGGTAAAAAAGTTAAGGAAGCGAATGAACTACGCAGAGTTGCTTAGCGTGGCACCGGCggatgagaagaaagaagaagacaagctTGTGAAGGCTATGGAGCTCATAG TTAAAGGCACCGTTGCTTTTATTGCAAGCTACCTTAAACCTTCCTACAGTTTGCATCCATAA